One region of Sardina pilchardus chromosome 18, fSarPil1.1, whole genome shotgun sequence genomic DNA includes:
- the LOC134064470 gene encoding uncharacterized protein LOC134064470 yields the protein MKTCGALLVLLCGCLAEIQLRGDTISDNDITHQGHYGEAETREDVVMGAAQRTEDADTASTQQTCQPDIHTVLREMSALVVEQRVELRHTKTQVEAMEKKAETMEARLRASESLVEQLRSENAAHAINLSLTVSEVAVLKKEREQRRVSFSASLLASGNGHTGPFSAATPLVYRHVFTNVGDGYNPNTGIFTAPVRGVYHFVVFLHGVGSSTVTALSLHKNGEHVAIAYSHQSSGSVNPSNGASLLLEERDVVYVKLWPNARVYDNAQYHFTTFSGHLLFPM from the exons ATGAAGACTTGTGGAGCTctactggtgctgctgtgcGGCTGTTTGGCTGAGATACAGCTTAGAGGAGACACCATCAGTGACAATGACATCACTCACCAGGGCCACTATGGTGAAGCAGAGACCAGAGAAGATGTGGTTATGGGTGCAGCACAGAGAACTGAAGATGCAGACACAGCCTCCACCCAACAAACCTGCCAGCCTGACATCCACACTGTGCTGAGAGAGATGAGCGCTCTTgtggtggagcagagagtggagctcAGACACACTAAGACCCAGGTGGAGGCCATGGAGAAGAAAGCAGAGACTATGGAGGCCAGATTGAGAGCTAGTGAGAGTCTGGTGGAACAACTAAGGAGTGAAAATGCAG CTCATGCAATTAATCTGAGCCTCACTGTGAGTGAGGTGGCTGTtctgaagaaggagagagagcagaggagggtgtCTTTCTCTGCATCACTGCTGGCGTCTGGTAATGGACATACAGGACCCTTTTCAGCTGCTACTCCCCTGGTCTACAGACACGTCTTCACTAATGTTGGAGATGGCTACAATCCAAACACAG GgatcttcacagctccagtaaGAGGGGTCTACCACTTTGTTGTATTTCTTCATGGAGTAGGTTCTTCAACAGTTACAGCACTCTCTCTTCATAAAAATGGAGAGCATGTTGCTATTGCTTACAGTCATCAATCAAGCGGCAGCGTAAATCCCTCAAACGGAGCCTCTCTactgctggaggagagagatgtggtCTATGTGAAGCTGTGGCCCAATGCAAGGGTGTATGATAATGCTCAGTACCACTTCACCACCTTCTCTGGCCACCTGCTGTTCCCCATGTGA